From Pseudomonas sp. B21-028, one genomic window encodes:
- a CDS encoding alpha/beta hydrolase, protein MKPDELLDPARQDLVASGAEQWSLSTLPAIRSRVHSTFKSGHSARCEVCWITGTDAKRLRLCLYRPKERPQNTVLPAILYIHGGGFVLGKPEMADDCLADLAEELGAIIVAVDYRLAPEHPFPAPLEGCYSALAWLFANYHDLGLDPPRVVVMGHSAGGGLAAALAIMARDRGQYPLAGQVLIYPMLDHRTGSVQSPYPSRDTGTFSWLPAPNQFCWDCLRGDYTLDDDRVGLFSPALQPDLRNLPPAFISVGSQDLFLEEDVDYAMRLSRAGVAMALHVYPGAPHMFDQVAGPITDQSALDIVRALKEFLRGMNREPSM, encoded by the coding sequence TTGAAGCCAGATGAACTGCTCGATCCTGCACGCCAGGACCTTGTGGCCTCGGGCGCGGAGCAATGGTCGCTGAGCACGCTGCCGGCCATCCGCTCCCGAGTACATTCAACCTTCAAATCCGGGCACAGCGCGCGGTGCGAGGTGTGCTGGATCACAGGCACCGATGCCAAACGCCTGCGCTTGTGTCTCTACAGACCGAAAGAACGCCCGCAAAACACGGTCCTGCCTGCGATCCTGTACATACATGGCGGAGGTTTTGTACTTGGGAAACCCGAGATGGCAGACGACTGCCTGGCCGACTTGGCCGAGGAGTTGGGCGCGATCATCGTTGCGGTGGATTATCGTCTGGCGCCCGAACATCCTTTTCCAGCGCCCCTCGAGGGCTGTTACAGCGCCCTCGCCTGGCTGTTTGCAAACTACCACGACCTGGGCCTGGATCCCCCGCGCGTCGTGGTCATGGGTCATAGCGCCGGCGGCGGGCTTGCCGCCGCATTGGCCATCATGGCCCGCGACAGAGGCCAATACCCTCTCGCCGGCCAAGTGCTGATCTACCCCATGCTCGACCACCGCACAGGCTCGGTGCAATCGCCCTACCCGAGCCGGGACACTGGCACGTTCAGCTGGTTGCCGGCGCCCAATCAGTTCTGCTGGGATTGCCTTCGCGGTGACTACACCCTGGACGATGATCGTGTCGGTCTGTTTTCACCGGCCCTGCAACCCGACCTGCGCAACCTGCCCCCTGCCTTCATCTCGGTCGGTTCACAGGATCTGTTCCTCGAAGAGGACGTTGATTACGCAATGAGGTTATCTCGCGCAGGGGTGGCCATGGCACTTCACGTCTATCCTGGCGCACCGCACATGTTCGACCAGGTTGCAGGACCCATCACGGATCAATCGGCGCTCGACATCGTCCGCGCGTTGAAAGAGTTCCTGAGAGGAATGAACAGGGAACCTAGCATGTAA
- a CDS encoding transketolase family protein, protein MSNAANTPTSTGEPAKKRLTTSAMIASIAAEGQATKTAPFGHALAALADQRPDIVGLSADLSKYTDLHIFAKAHPDRFYQMGMAEQLLMSAAAGMAREGFVPFATTYAVFASRRAYDFICMAIAEENLNVKIVCGLPGLTTGYGPSHQATDDLAIFRAMPNLMIVDPCDALEIEQAVPAIAAHQGPVYMRLLRGNVPLVLDEYGYTFEIGKAKTLRTGNDVLIISTGLMTMRALEAAKQLQADGVDVAVLHMPTIKPLDEHTLLAEARKPGRLVVTAENSSIIGGLGEAVAGVLLRNGVTPTFRQIALPDAFLDAGALPTLHDRYGISTQAVCAQIKAWL, encoded by the coding sequence ATGAGTAACGCCGCCAACACGCCAACCTCAACGGGCGAACCCGCGAAAAAGCGCCTCACCACCTCGGCGATGATCGCCTCGATTGCCGCCGAAGGACAGGCGACGAAAACAGCACCATTCGGCCATGCGCTGGCCGCATTGGCGGACCAGCGCCCGGACATCGTCGGCCTGTCCGCCGACCTGTCCAAATACACCGACTTGCACATCTTCGCCAAGGCCCATCCGGATCGTTTCTACCAGATGGGCATGGCCGAGCAGTTGCTGATGAGCGCCGCGGCGGGCATGGCCCGGGAAGGTTTCGTGCCGTTTGCCACGACCTACGCGGTGTTCGCTTCCCGTCGGGCCTACGACTTCATTTGCATGGCGATCGCCGAGGAAAACCTCAACGTCAAGATTGTCTGTGGCTTGCCAGGCCTCACCACCGGTTACGGTCCGAGCCACCAGGCTACGGACGACCTGGCGATCTTCCGCGCCATGCCCAACCTGATGATCGTCGACCCCTGTGACGCGTTGGAAATCGAGCAGGCCGTACCGGCCATCGCCGCCCACCAAGGCCCGGTCTACATGCGTTTGCTGCGCGGTAACGTGCCCTTGGTGCTGGACGAATATGGCTACACGTTCGAGATCGGCAAGGCCAAGACCCTGCGTACCGGCAATGATGTCCTGATCATTTCCACCGGGTTGATGACGATGCGTGCCTTGGAAGCCGCCAAGCAACTGCAGGCCGACGGCGTCGATGTCGCGGTCCTGCACATGCCGACCATCAAGCCGCTGGACGAACACACCCTGCTCGCCGAGGCCAGAAAGCCAGGGCGACTGGTGGTGACCGCGGAAAATAGCTCCATCATCGGCGGGCTGGGCGAAGCGGTTGCCGGGGTCCTGCTGCGCAATGGCGTGACCCCGACATTCAGGCAAATCGCGTTGCCAGACGCCTTCCTCGACGCGGGTGCGCTGCCGACGCTGCATGATCGCTACGGCATTTCCACCCAGGCCGTTTGCGCGCAAATCAAAGCCTGGCTGTAA
- a CDS encoding DUF924 family protein: MPLNTGERATDVVQFWREVGAERWFDKDPALDQHFRERFLDLHLAAARREVDHWIGEPEAALALMILLDQFPRNAFRGTGHMYATDPLARHFARIAHSQRYMDAVDPELRLFFCLPFAHSEDIADQDVSVALNTRLGPTARSHAEGHRDIIRRFGRFPHRNPLLLRQTTMAEQIFLDQGGFAG, translated from the coding sequence ATGCCGCTGAATACCGGCGAACGCGCGACCGACGTGGTCCAATTCTGGCGGGAAGTCGGCGCAGAGCGATGGTTTGACAAGGACCCGGCCTTGGATCAGCACTTTCGCGAACGCTTTCTGGACCTGCACCTGGCGGCGGCCCGACGCGAGGTCGACCACTGGATCGGTGAACCGGAAGCTGCGCTGGCGCTGATGATCCTGCTCGACCAATTCCCGCGAAATGCTTTCCGCGGCACTGGCCACATGTACGCGACCGACCCACTGGCGCGGCACTTCGCACGCATCGCGCATTCGCAACGGTACATGGACGCGGTTGATCCGGAACTGCGTTTGTTCTTCTGCCTGCCCTTTGCGCATTCGGAAGACATCGCCGACCAGGACGTGTCCGTGGCACTCAACACCCGGCTGGGGCCGACCGCCCGCTCCCATGCCGAGGGCCATCGCGACATCATCCGCCGTTTCGGCCGTTTTCCGCACCGCAATCCGCTACTGTTGCGCCAGACCACGATGGCGGAGCAAATCTTTCTGGATCAGGGAGGGTTCGCGGGGTGA
- a CDS encoding DCL family protein: MFWLGPFEYKSEKELLDRLKDYLQKASVGVITNKLAVKKLHLLLAMHPDADRKVGVGIDHFRIERNALGAGKGIWLVRVDGSEDTFSYKRCITGVVQSSQGKVCEALRFAVRPQLVAFRDALGLPVMCAASGVIITQRKDLHID, translated from the coding sequence ATGTTCTGGCTGGGGCCATTCGAGTACAAATCAGAAAAAGAGCTTTTGGATCGGCTCAAGGACTATCTACAAAAAGCATCAGTCGGTGTGATCACCAACAAGCTTGCAGTCAAGAAACTGCACCTGTTACTTGCGATGCACCCGGACGCGGACAGAAAAGTTGGCGTCGGAATTGACCACTTCAGGATTGAAAGAAATGCATTGGGGGCGGGTAAGGGGATCTGGCTCGTCCGCGTGGATGGCAGTGAAGATACCTTTTCCTACAAGCGGTGTATCACAGGCGTCGTTCAATCATCCCAAGGCAAGGTATGCGAAGCACTGAGGTTTGCAGTGCGCCCGCAATTGGTCGCATTTCGGGATGCACTTGGTCTGCCTGTAATGTGTGCGGCGAGTGGAGTGATCATCACGCAGCGAAAAGATTTGCACATTGATTGA
- a CDS encoding LysR family transcriptional regulator, whose product MDKLDQYRVFVRVAEMGSFIKAAHALELPRASVSAAIQQLEEKIGARLLNRTTRQVHLTADGTQLLERLRPLLADAEDVEQLFQSSQRQVAGQLRIDAPSRIARRLIAPALPGLLRRYPRLQLALGSTDRAIDLVQEGVDCAVRVGTLQDSSLAVRPLGAIALINCASKAYLHEHGVPEQPGDLAAGHWAVGYASPTTGRELPWEHPPADGQEQTSNVPSRVVVNNAESYIACCRAGLGLIQIPRFDVKHLLDSGELIEVMPAFRAAAMSVSLLYPHRRQRTRRLGAFIEWFEDLMRPHLEP is encoded by the coding sequence ATGGACAAACTCGATCAGTACCGCGTCTTCGTGCGCGTAGCCGAAATGGGCAGTTTCATCAAAGCCGCCCATGCGCTGGAATTGCCTCGCGCCAGCGTTTCTGCCGCGATCCAACAACTGGAGGAAAAGATCGGCGCCCGCCTGCTGAACCGCACGACGCGCCAGGTCCACCTGACCGCTGATGGCACACAATTGCTCGAACGCTTGCGTCCATTGCTGGCGGACGCCGAGGATGTCGAGCAATTGTTCCAGAGCAGCCAGCGGCAAGTGGCTGGTCAGCTCAGGATCGATGCACCCAGTCGCATTGCGCGACGCCTCATCGCGCCGGCGTTGCCGGGCCTGCTGCGTCGCTATCCGCGGCTGCAGTTGGCACTCGGCTCTACCGATCGCGCCATCGACCTGGTGCAGGAAGGCGTTGACTGCGCGGTACGCGTGGGGACCCTGCAGGACAGCAGCCTGGCGGTGCGACCACTAGGGGCTATCGCCTTGATCAACTGCGCCAGCAAAGCCTACTTGCATGAACACGGCGTGCCGGAGCAGCCGGGGGACCTTGCCGCCGGGCACTGGGCGGTTGGCTACGCCTCTCCCACCACAGGGCGGGAGTTACCCTGGGAACATCCTCCTGCCGACGGGCAGGAGCAGACCAGTAACGTGCCTAGTCGGGTCGTCGTCAACAATGCCGAGAGCTACATTGCCTGTTGCCGTGCCGGGCTCGGCCTGATCCAGATACCCCGCTTCGACGTGAAGCACCTGTTGGACAGTGGGGAACTGATCGAGGTCATGCCCGCGTTTCGTGCCGCCGCCATGTCGGTTTCCTTGCTGTATCCGCACCGGCGCCAGAGAACGCGTCGGCTCGGGGCATTCATCGAGTGGTTCGAGGACCTGATGAGGCCGCACCTCGAACCGTGA
- a CDS encoding SDR family NAD(P)-dependent oxidoreductase: MLLQGKVAIITGAASARGIGRATATTFAQHGARVVILDLDESAARDAANALGEGHLGLAANVADQVQVQRAVAQVIEHFGRIDILVNNAGITQPLKTLDIRPSDYDKVLDVSLRGTLLMSQAVIPLMREQQGGSIVCMSSVSAQRGGGIFGGPHYSAAKAGVLGLAKAMARELGPDKVRVNSIAPGLIHTDITGGLMQDERRHAIIDGIPLGRLGEAQDVANAALFLASDLSSYLTGITLDVNGGMLIH, encoded by the coding sequence ATGCTTCTTCAAGGCAAAGTCGCAATCATCACCGGCGCCGCATCGGCCCGTGGCATTGGCCGCGCCACCGCTACGACATTCGCGCAGCACGGTGCCCGCGTGGTGATTCTGGACCTGGATGAATCTGCCGCACGCGATGCCGCCAATGCCCTGGGCGAAGGTCATCTCGGCCTGGCGGCCAACGTCGCTGATCAAGTCCAGGTGCAGCGGGCCGTCGCCCAAGTCATCGAGCATTTCGGACGCATCGACATTCTCGTCAACAACGCCGGTATCACCCAACCGCTCAAGACCCTCGATATCCGTCCGTCCGATTACGACAAGGTACTGGACGTCAGCCTGCGCGGCACCCTGCTCATGTCGCAGGCAGTGATCCCGCTGATGCGCGAGCAACAGGGTGGCAGCATCGTCTGCATGTCGTCGGTGTCCGCCCAACGCGGCGGCGGCATCTTTGGTGGCCCCCATTACAGCGCCGCCAAGGCCGGGGTGCTGGGCCTGGCCAAGGCGATGGCCCGCGAACTGGGTCCGGATAAGGTACGCGTCAACTCCATCGCTCCCGGTCTGATCCACACCGATATCACCGGCGGCCTGATGCAGGACGAACGTCGGCACGCAATCATCGACGGCATCCCGTTGGGCCGCCTGGGTGAAGCCCAGGACGTCGCCAACGCCGCCCTGTTCCTGGCCAGCGACTTATCCTCGTATCTGACTGGCATCACCTTGGATGTGAACGGCGGCATGCTGATTCACTGA
- a CDS encoding monovalent cation:proton antiporter-2 (CPA2) family protein: MSIEGSAGDLTKVVILLGAAVLAVPLFKRLGLGSVLGYLAAGLAIGPFGLGLFSDPQTILHTAELGVVMFLFVIGLEMRPSHLWSMRRDIFGLGSLQILVCGLLLTGVGVAFGFSLAVSFVSGMGFVLTSTAIVMQLLGERGDIAAPRGQKIVAILLFEDLLIVPLLALVAFIAPIDPSAPAAGSRWIGIAVAAGALAALVGAGIWLLNPLFRILANAKAREVMTAAALLVVLGAALLMQLGGLSMAMGAFLAGVLLSESTFRHQLEADIEPFRGLLLGLFFLGVGMSLDLAAVGRNWPIIVAGVLAMMLIKGACIYGVARLAKSSHADALDRAVLMAQGGEFAFVLFAAALANRVIDPTVNANMTAIIVLSMALTPMAVIAHRRWGPRTGVSMEGAQAPDALAGSVLIVGFGRFGQIASQHVLALGADISIIDNDPQVARDASDFGFKVYYGDGTRADVLHAAGAHHARAILVCVDDARAATRIVEQAKAAFPHARVLARAHDREHAIELIKVDVDYQVRVTFESAMAFGREASMALGATPETSEALAAQVRRTDAERLAMEVSGGIYAGKSLIQGNAQPKG, from the coding sequence ATGTCGATCGAAGGCAGTGCGGGTGACCTGACCAAGGTCGTAATCTTGCTGGGTGCGGCGGTGCTGGCCGTGCCGCTGTTCAAGCGTCTGGGCCTGGGTTCGGTGCTGGGCTATCTGGCAGCGGGGCTGGCGATCGGCCCGTTCGGGCTGGGGCTTTTCAGCGATCCGCAAACCATCCTGCACACCGCCGAACTCGGGGTCGTGATGTTCCTTTTCGTCATCGGCTTAGAGATGCGGCCCTCCCATCTATGGAGCATGCGGCGCGACATCTTCGGCCTGGGCAGTTTGCAGATCCTGGTCTGCGGCCTGCTGCTGACCGGAGTAGGCGTGGCTTTCGGTTTCTCGCTAGCGGTGTCCTTCGTCAGCGGCATGGGCTTTGTGCTCACCTCCACCGCGATCGTCATGCAACTGCTGGGCGAACGCGGCGACATCGCGGCCCCGCGTGGTCAGAAGATAGTGGCCATCCTGCTGTTCGAGGACCTGTTGATCGTGCCGCTATTGGCGCTGGTGGCGTTCATCGCCCCCATTGATCCATCCGCGCCGGCGGCCGGATCACGCTGGATTGGCATCGCCGTCGCGGCCGGCGCGCTGGCGGCACTGGTTGGGGCAGGCATCTGGCTGCTCAACCCGTTATTTCGCATCCTGGCCAACGCCAAAGCCCGCGAGGTGATGACCGCAGCCGCCCTGCTCGTGGTACTGGGCGCGGCACTGCTCATGCAACTGGGTGGTCTGTCCATGGCCATGGGGGCCTTTCTGGCTGGCGTGCTGCTGTCCGAATCGACGTTTCGCCACCAACTCGAGGCCGACATCGAACCCTTCCGCGGCTTGCTGCTGGGCCTGTTCTTCCTTGGCGTGGGCATGTCACTGGACCTGGCCGCGGTGGGGCGCAACTGGCCCATCATCGTGGCTGGCGTGCTCGCAATGATGCTGATCAAGGGCGCGTGCATCTACGGCGTGGCACGGCTGGCGAAAAGTTCCCACGCCGACGCCCTGGACCGCGCCGTGCTGATGGCCCAGGGCGGCGAGTTCGCGTTTGTGCTCTTCGCTGCCGCGCTGGCCAACCGCGTGATCGATCCGACAGTCAACGCCAACATGACGGCCATTATCGTGCTGTCCATGGCGCTGACCCCGATGGCGGTGATCGCACACCGGCGATGGGGGCCGAGGACAGGGGTTTCCATGGAAGGCGCGCAGGCGCCCGACGCACTGGCCGGCAGCGTGCTCATCGTCGGTTTCGGTCGCTTCGGCCAGATCGCGAGCCAGCATGTATTGGCGCTGGGGGCCGACATTTCCATCATCGACAATGACCCCCAAGTGGCGCGGGACGCCAGTGACTTCGGCTTCAAGGTGTACTACGGCGACGGCACGCGCGCCGATGTACTGCATGCCGCCGGCGCGCACCATGCCCGGGCCATCCTGGTGTGCGTGGACGATGCGCGGGCCGCCACGCGGATCGTCGAACAGGCCAAGGCGGCGTTCCCCCATGCCCGGGTGCTTGCCCGCGCTCACGACCGCGAACACGCCATCGAACTGATCAAGGTCGATGTGGACTACCAGGTCCGCGTCACCTTCGAATCGGCCATGGCTTTTGGCCGCGAAGCCTCGATGGCGCTCGGCGCGACGCCCGAGACGTCCGAAGCACTCGCGGCCCAGGTGCGCCGCACGGACGCCGAGCGCCTGGCCATGGAGGTTTCGGGCGGCATCTATGCCGGCAAATCCCTGATTCAGGGCAATGCGCAACCGAAGGGCTGA
- a CDS encoding LysR substrate-binding domain-containing protein: MRTDVDAPLILPPLKAIQAFEQTARFSNVARAAEVLDLTPSAVSHQLAKLEGMIGRQLFVRAARGVTLTPVGEQYLKEVSGLLHSLAVATERAASDVSLDCLRLHSAPSFGLLWLMPRLEAFRASNPDIQINLSCSYESLHFSRDKIDVDIRHGTANWPSYEVRTVQNETFAVLASPKLLAQCPIRRASDLLDRDLVLSEATLLKWPQWFAQHGLARPEKPYALSFDRSYMSLEAASHGLGFALESTLLAKKYLASGSLIEVAPETLSAPVAAHHLVFPKAHSSFPRVRRFLEWMESELGYGFAY, translated from the coding sequence ATGCGTACCGATGTCGATGCCCCTTTGATACTCCCACCGCTGAAAGCAATTCAGGCGTTTGAACAAACGGCCCGGTTTAGCAACGTCGCCCGGGCAGCGGAAGTGCTGGACCTGACGCCTTCTGCGGTCAGTCACCAACTGGCGAAACTTGAAGGGATGATTGGTCGGCAACTGTTCGTTCGTGCCGCCCGCGGCGTGACGCTCACTCCGGTGGGAGAGCAGTACCTCAAGGAGGTCTCCGGGTTGCTCCACAGCCTGGCCGTTGCCACCGAGCGTGCGGCCAGCGATGTGAGCCTGGACTGTTTGCGGTTGCACTCGGCGCCGAGCTTCGGATTGTTGTGGCTAATGCCCAGGCTGGAAGCGTTTCGCGCTTCCAATCCTGATATTCAGATCAATCTGTCGTGCTCCTACGAGTCGCTGCATTTCAGTCGGGACAAGATCGACGTGGACATCCGTCACGGCACTGCCAACTGGCCAAGTTATGAAGTTCGCACCGTCCAAAACGAAACGTTTGCGGTGCTCGCTTCGCCGAAATTACTCGCGCAATGCCCGATCCGCCGTGCGTCCGATCTGTTGGATCGCGACCTGGTGCTTTCCGAGGCCACCCTGCTCAAATGGCCGCAATGGTTCGCGCAGCATGGCTTGGCGCGTCCGGAAAAGCCTTATGCATTGAGCTTCGACCGCTCGTATATGTCTCTGGAAGCCGCCAGTCATGGACTGGGTTTTGCCTTGGAAAGCACCTTGCTCGCGAAGAAGTACCTGGCGTCCGGCAGCCTGATCGAAGTGGCGCCAGAAACCCTCAGTGCGCCGGTGGCTGCTCACCACCTGGTGTTCCCCAAAGCCCACTCCAGCTTCCCGCGCGTCCGGCGTTTCCTGGAGTGGATGGAGAGTGAACTGGGGTATGGTTTTGCGTATTGA
- a CDS encoding transketolase: MTRSLSSASSTSLADRAHNIRRHALRMGQVQGQGYVGQALGAADLLAVAYFHAMNYRPEDPEWEERDRFYLSIGHYAIALYAALIEAEIIPLDELETYGADDSRLPMSGMATYTPGMEITGGSLGQGLGIAVGACLGLKRKGSPAFVYNLLSDGELNEGSTWEAVMSASHWKLDNLIAIVDVNNQQADGYSSEILSFEPIVDRWQAFGWFTQRVDGNDLDALVAAFDAARNHSAGQPRVIICDTRMGKGVPFLENREKTHFIRVEEHEWDQALSYLEEGKNQ, from the coding sequence ATGACTCGCTCGCTTTCATCTGCTTCATCCACGTCCCTGGCCGACCGCGCCCATAACATCCGTCGCCACGCACTGCGCATGGGACAGGTGCAGGGCCAAGGCTACGTCGGCCAGGCCCTGGGCGCCGCTGACCTGCTTGCCGTCGCTTACTTCCACGCCATGAACTATCGGCCCGAAGATCCTGAGTGGGAGGAGCGCGACCGCTTCTACCTTTCCATCGGCCACTACGCGATTGCCTTGTATGCCGCCTTGATCGAGGCCGAAATCATTCCGCTCGACGAGCTGGAAACCTATGGCGCGGACGACAGCCGGCTACCCATGTCGGGAATGGCTACCTACACGCCAGGCATGGAAATCACCGGGGGTTCCCTCGGCCAGGGCCTGGGCATCGCCGTAGGTGCCTGCCTGGGCCTGAAGCGCAAAGGCTCGCCCGCCTTCGTCTACAACCTGCTCTCGGATGGTGAATTGAACGAAGGTTCGACCTGGGAAGCCGTAATGTCGGCGTCGCACTGGAAGCTCGACAACCTGATCGCCATCGTCGACGTCAACAACCAACAGGCCGATGGCTACTCCAGCGAAATCCTCTCGTTCGAGCCCATTGTCGATCGCTGGCAAGCCTTCGGCTGGTTCACCCAGCGCGTCGATGGCAATGATCTGGATGCGCTGGTCGCCGCCTTCGACGCCGCGCGCAACCATTCCGCCGGCCAACCACGGGTCATCATCTGCGACACCCGCATGGGCAAGGGCGTGCCGTTTTTGGAAAACCGTGAAAAGACCCATTTCATCCGCGTGGAAGAACACGAATGGGACCAGGCGCTGAGCTACCTTGAAGAAGGAAAAAACCAATGA
- a CDS encoding ABC transporter ATP-binding protein produces MEPQSTHTLIAMNDVCQSYPMAGQDMPVLRDVTLSIRRGQTCAILGTSGSGKSTLLNILGLLDRPASGQFWFAGRNMIEATADERAHLRNREIGFVFQSFNLLPRLTALDNVALPLFYRGFTRSEARECARIQIARIGLGDRAHHRPADLSGGQRQRVAIARALVGSPSLILADEPTGNLDRSTAHDVIDLLLGLNDERAVTLVMVTHDAQLAERLERCLQVQDGILKETANRRAMTDA; encoded by the coding sequence ATGGAGCCACAGTCGACACATACGCTCATCGCCATGAACGATGTCTGCCAGTCTTATCCTATGGCAGGGCAAGATATGCCCGTTCTGCGCGATGTGACGCTCAGTATTCGACGTGGGCAAACGTGCGCGATTCTCGGTACATCCGGGTCCGGCAAAAGCACACTGCTGAACATCCTGGGACTCCTTGACCGTCCGGCATCCGGCCAGTTCTGGTTCGCTGGCCGTAACATGATCGAGGCGACGGCTGACGAGCGCGCTCATCTACGCAACCGTGAGATCGGTTTCGTGTTCCAGAGTTTCAATCTGCTTCCCCGCCTGACTGCGCTCGACAACGTTGCCCTGCCTCTTTTCTACCGGGGCTTTACGCGCAGCGAAGCGCGTGAATGCGCGAGGATCCAGATAGCGCGTATCGGGTTGGGTGATCGAGCTCATCATCGGCCCGCCGACCTATCCGGTGGACAGCGCCAGCGTGTTGCGATTGCGCGAGCGTTAGTGGGCAGTCCTTCCTTGATTCTTGCCGACGAGCCAACGGGTAACCTGGATCGCTCAACGGCCCATGACGTGATAGATCTGCTGCTCGGTCTCAACGATGAGAGAGCGGTGACATTAGTCATGGTGACCCACGATGCGCAGTTGGCCGAACGCCTTGAGCGCTGTTTGCAGGTGCAGGATGGGATTTTGAAAGAAACTGCGAACAGGCGAGCGATGACGGATGCTTGA
- a CDS encoding MFS transporter, translating to MTTLSLEAVSTVRSNAYRKTAWRLMPFLMLCYLCAYLDRVNVGFAKLQMMNDLALSETVYGLGAGMFFIGYFLCEVPSNVILHKVGARVWIARIMITWGIISALFAFVETAWQFYALRFLLGVAEAGLAPGLLLYLTYWFPSYRRARMTVLWFIAIPLSGMVGGPLSGWIMNHFAGVHGWAGWQWMFVLEAIPTVVVGLLVLSYLKDGVHQAHWLDDEEKALVSRELAEDNQQKVTHASVGEFVRDRRLWLLAGIYFCVVMGQYAITFWLPTLVRNAGVSDPLHIGFLTSLPYLCAIAAMLLIGRSGDKHRERRWHLIAPMIAGAIGLTLAALLGGNILLSILSLCLAASGILSASSMFWMLPTTLLGGVSAAAGIAAVNSFANLAGFCSPYLIGWITTQTGSSAIGMYLITGVLLGGALLVLRIPAALVNR from the coding sequence ATGACAACTCTGTCGCTCGAAGCGGTTTCGACCGTGCGCTCCAATGCCTATCGGAAAACGGCCTGGCGGCTGATGCCTTTCCTGATGCTGTGCTATTTGTGCGCCTATCTGGATCGGGTCAACGTCGGTTTCGCCAAGCTGCAAATGATGAACGACCTGGCGCTCAGCGAAACCGTCTACGGGCTCGGCGCGGGCATGTTTTTCATCGGCTATTTCCTCTGCGAAGTCCCCAGCAACGTCATCTTGCACAAGGTCGGCGCTCGCGTCTGGATCGCGCGGATCATGATCACCTGGGGCATCATTTCCGCGCTGTTCGCCTTCGTCGAAACTGCCTGGCAGTTCTATGCCCTGCGTTTTTTGCTCGGGGTCGCCGAAGCAGGACTGGCCCCCGGATTGCTGCTTTATCTCACCTACTGGTTCCCGTCCTATCGGCGTGCGCGCATGACCGTGCTCTGGTTCATCGCCATCCCCTTGTCGGGCATGGTGGGCGGCCCGCTCTCCGGTTGGATCATGAACCATTTCGCCGGCGTGCACGGCTGGGCCGGATGGCAGTGGATGTTCGTGCTCGAAGCCATTCCCACCGTTGTCGTCGGGCTGCTGGTGCTGAGTTATCTCAAGGACGGCGTGCATCAGGCCCATTGGCTGGACGATGAAGAGAAGGCCCTGGTCAGCCGTGAACTGGCCGAGGACAACCAGCAGAAGGTCACCCATGCCTCGGTGGGCGAGTTCGTCCGTGACCGCCGCCTGTGGCTGCTGGCCGGGATTTATTTCTGCGTGGTCATGGGCCAGTACGCCATCACCTTCTGGCTGCCGACACTGGTGCGCAACGCCGGGGTTTCCGATCCGCTGCACATCGGTTTCCTGACCAGCCTGCCCTACCTCTGCGCCATCGCAGCCATGTTGTTGATCGGCCGCAGCGGCGACAAGCATCGCGAGCGGCGCTGGCACCTGATCGCACCGATGATCGCCGGTGCCATCGGGCTGACGCTCGCCGCGCTGCTGGGGGGCAACATCCTGCTGTCCATCCTGAGCCTGTGCCTGGCGGCGTCCGGCATCCTCTCTGCTTCCTCGATGTTCTGGATGCTGCCAACGACCTTGCTCGGCGGGGTATCCGCCGCCGCAGGCATCGCGGCGGTCAACAGCTTCGCCAACCTTGCCGGCTTCTGCTCGCCCTACCTGATTGGCTGGATCACCACGCAGACCGGTTCCAGCGCCATCGGCATGTACCTGATCACCGGCGTACTGCTGGGCGGCGCCTTGCTGGTGCTGCGCATTCCCGCCGCCCTGGTCAATCGTTAA